One stretch of Toxoplasma gondii ME49 chromosome XI, whole genome shotgun sequence DNA includes these proteins:
- a CDS encoding hypothetical protein (encoded by transcript TGME49_216290), with protein MLSSLLLSQLNAVLCQVFETISRQQVEASLLGGKLVLKKLRLKERILASYSLPICVTYGVLKELRVQVNWFRLLSHPVVVEADGLLVVATTIPTNEWDVAVERDNLSEQKKLRLATDEVLTYAKIDRSIATRFLYKLAYTLIGRVECNENWEPYKGEGGLDSSLAPLRGEQGLYDETSADEETAPQTDYCFFPPAAKPDHHQHRCCYGDSCDVQSRRRAGKSSSFRPSFAPGFPNSSLWTWTKRLITASISSLSGGSDWPEESSSWAGFATLSQTDEILFRKIVVAGSAIYIDSLTPAGPCSPWLPQPASARKALLLRLTKMRAQAQSSQRWSSDLSDPHRSSQHAVRPTGPTNKNHEKPDILHDGAEQLSPDSNYLHNDDLRGLSNTPPSVSSCGTDCTDSVEQGNPGSSLLPPKSRKHYQPHQEDCRVSSPREDPPRRREDSSNKGEQRAEKGSSASQRRPFESRQYRRRGETRDGQRKAGEHPVADTEVLTGSRTDEWIDRSRHRVARRRGKLTGFESADFASKGDAPERILARRVVDNHAGALRLDGGCDANGVVDSVRDPQDRSPVSVCNGDPQGTTPLLGSKATQDGTGRRRCEDDTDMDNPDKRPLLTVYDLYTHEEMTLRAEASAPQHQYLYRPGRLELRVRMLSRPAQAVPGSFAFSDRIFYRPLRAIADLGCFSKVFRGSRGDVSARRKQPPAEEQRNYFLAWRRRLLAKTSTYLGTHGRYSQLKSFLQDTLGGTQAATPDAGILSSLLDETDEVTTEPLSFPLNALAPRRSVPGVNALGHHPSPCLQSPSEADERQNENGKARGTAEAEGRVATHVHVPILAERMPPERQAELRGGAGVPEAMTEAPEELSGLLPPFMESNAETNQGHNDTEPRGGDVERGYRRKTRHDRDDQCIATFEETYWVDDILRIRTEALESLKGLMQEGEESQDQVRQPENGAPTGRTKKKKKRGDHSRLRGAGLSFWDQDRNKRGKQNKSLSLEKTGQMPIRTVGSNVGETPFRREEDGHETPSDLFFYPAQESPSLCENSGNPTTFATLDSPAESWTIWGTEEKNSSLEKRRETVPGTGPVCEDDSAPVRFTSSPYSDKICRGAEASPPQRTAADDTDEVNQKTGNSQDNIGGRPSGDRPPSCVFSIFRDRLKEASISSPLDAPLSWQMGSRESAATVNGHDEEETGDFWTGDEYSGQEEQDTEEDEAAGRLRPPPSCSRAHLRKNGRSLFDEGRSSTCVAFQDVSIEDFLSPDLAHRTVLRTLAPPEAGCPFLAGPSSLGSASLSSPLASLPSPCYASSALPCTGPLPGGSGQRSVCSHGGSSSFSAHFQSTLVAGATDAEQAAERDSSSCDPRVPSSTYSRWSTGCQHKATSYVSSGLTRPDPTSPSLSAQCVSRGAERDRGNSSGEEPLPSFSAVAAWTPHPYSGDSLCSGAAASRRLSSSASPPSSSLGSSLPSPPFRPSRLEARSAASGLFSSFFGSAAADPGPAMFPPSQGDTQGGWLRWDMWAKRQKSTPDSLLYVHLKDSILVTLSPAAALRMVQVLLKALEPMERRYLLARMEGTAREAVTRQETYLAEMALGNSSHSCSDLCVVLEAPCRLLLPFHESIEASEGLLFSCGAVCVDSHLQLPRVDATELSASSFSPLHSSSESSSRLGAPLSMRATSVQGNTRGWASAHANSTTTREIASLPGPSGDERREEHERLRIGENPDEWNMSGAKQQGKNMQSVPAVSPFPSLLLCSERLFDRYAFGCGDCTVLRVGNASAFDYFLSFACTCSSCGELLAALSASDPATKETCSRLSETGLAVPASCRPLSPSKPRVGPEGETDERNRRGRNDGRELWGRDEESEQVVSGSSLRDSKNEQRDEASTADRKRGQGRSFTFSRGERGSRRLSDSSRLLVKSPSAASPSERVYRGNEGIQREENKMTASKDRRRHSGERRSRGSRVSPLTSVHAESFPTHGRHTLTDSYSSSEQVLGSSTSSLRTRKGERDTLSALVSSPALGFEYTEAGTAEKKQNVDCPSPSSLHGSSLPHHEDSSPQGLRALLPSDTVNVLDEVPGHEISLNCMRLRKRSANTPGCRSGHEASDMRKRRRAEGAEEGEGVSDEEKPSEERKGKRGRGNAENTGDKGREASTESPPRRRRVSASADKRSSQRGDHSPLYLLYPTSFRLFVDVCHLTRAQGLPAFRLMLRDDNLIGYDLGVA; from the exons ATGTTGTCGTCACTCCTCTTATCGCAACTGAACGCAGTGTTGTGTCAAGTTTTTGAGACAATTTCACGTCAGCAAGTTGAAGCATCTTTGCTTGGCGGCAAGCTGGTTCTGAAGAAACTCCGCCTTAAAGAAAGGATATTGGCTTCCTACTCTCTACCAATCTGCGTTACTTATGGCGTGCTCAAGGAGTTAAGAGTGCAG GTGAACTGGTTTCGCCTGTTATCTCACCCTGTCGTCGTAGAGGCTGACGGCCTCCTAGTCGTCGCCACCACAATTCCGACAAACGAATGGGATGTGGCGGTTGAACGGGATAATTTGTctgagcagaagaagcttcGTCTGGCTACAGATGAAGTGCTCACGTACGCGAAGATCGACCGAAGCATCGCAACCAGATTTTTGTACAAGCTCGCGTACACTTTGATAGGCCGCGTTGAG TGCAACGAGAACTGGGAGCCTTATAAGGGCGAGGGAGGCTTGGATTCTTCCCTTGCGCCTTTAAGGGGCGAACAGGGTCTTTACGACGAAACGAGTGCAGATGAGGAAACAGCCCCTCAAACGGATTACTGCTTCTTCCCGCCCGCTGCCAAGCCCGATCACCACCAGCACCGTTGCTGCTACGGGGACTCGTGCGATGTTCAGTCTCGCCGACGAGCAGGGAAGAGCTCGAGCTTCAGGCCGTCCTTCGCTCCCGGATTTCCTAactcgtctctctggacCTGGACAAAGAGGCTTATTACCGCATCAATTTCGTCCCTGTCAGGAGGATCAGACTGGCCAGAAGAGAGCAGTTCTTGGGCCGGATTTGCGACACTCTCTCAAACGGACGAAATCCTGTTCAGGAAAATTGTTGTTGCTGGCTCGGCAATTTACATAGACTCCTTGACACCAGCAGGCCCTTGTTCACCATGGCTTCCTCAGCCGGCCTCGGCTCGAAAGGCTCTGCTGTTGCGCCTAACGAAGATGCGGGCCCAGGCCCAAAGCAGTCAGAGATGGTCGTCGGACTTGTCTGACCCCCACCGGTCATCTCAGCATGCAGTCAGACCCACTGGGCCAACAAACAAAAATCATGAAAAACCAGATATCCTCCATGATGGAGCAGAGCAGCTTTCTCCAGACTCAAACTACTTACACAATGACGACCTTCGAGGCCTGAGCAACACtccgccctctgtctccagctgTGGGACAGACTGCACCGACTCAGTGGAACAGGGAAATCCTGGAAGttcacttcttcctcctAAGTCCCGCAAACATTACCAACCGCACCAAGAAGACTGCCGAGTCTCCTCACCTAGAGAGGACCCGCCACGTCGGCGCGAGGATTCGTCGAACAAAGGGGAGCAGAGGGCCGAAAAAGGTTCGAGTGCTTCCCAGCGGCGGCCGTTCGAGTCTCGACAGTACCGACGGAGGGGTGAGACACGCGATGGACAGAGGAAAGCGGGAGAACACCCTGTCGCTGATACTGAGGTACTCACCGGTTCGCGAACAGATGAATGGATCGACAGGTCGCGCCACCGAGTGGCAAGGCGAAGGGGAAAGCTGACCGGCTTTGAAAGTGCAGATTTTGCCTCGAAGGGCGACGCACCCGAGAGGATTCTAGCAAGGCGTGTAGTTGACAATCACGCCGGAGCGCTTCGATTAGATGGCGGATGCGACGCGAATGGGGTAGTTGACTCAGTTCGGGACCCACAAGATAGGAGCCCAGTCTCCGTTTGTAATGGTGATCCGCAGGGGACAACGCCCCTTTTAGGTTCGAAGGCTACACAGGATGGGACAGGCAGGCGACGTTGCGAAGACGACACAGACATGGACAACCCAGATAAAAGGCCACTGCTGACCGTGTACGATCTGTACACCCACGAAGAAATGACTCTAAGAGCAGAAGCAAGCGCTCCGCAGCACCAGTACCTCTACCGCCCAGGAAGGCTCGAGCTGAGAGTCCGCATGCTAAGTCGCCCCGCGCAGGCTGTACCAGGAAGTTTTGCGTTCTCCGATAGAATCTTTTATCGGCCGCTTCGAGCCATCGCAGACCTCGGCTGTTTCTCGAAAGTCTTCAGAGGGTCTCGCGGGGACGTGTCTGCCCG GAGGAAGCAACCTCCGgcagaagagcagaggaatTACTTTCTAGCTTGGAGGAGGCGACTGCTGGCAAAGACATCAACGTATCTCGGAACGCACGGGAGGTATTCTCAGCTCAAATCTTTTCTTCAGGACACGCTAGGAGGCACACAGGCTGCGACGCCTGACGCCGGAATTCTGTCTTCTCTACTCGACGAAACGGATGAGGTGACGACAGaacctctctcttttccccttAATGCTTTGGCGCCTCGCCGCTCTGTTCCTGGAGTCAACGCTCTCGGCCACCACCCTTCCCCTTGTCTCCAAAGTCCCTCTGAAGccgacgagagacagaacgagaacGGAAAGGCCAGAGGCACTGCAGAAGCCGAAGGGCGTGTGGCGACTCACGTGCATGTGCCTATCCTTGCCGAACGGATgcctccagagagacaggcagaacTGCGGGGGGGCGCTGGTGTGCCAGAGGCCATGACAGAGGCTCCCGAAGAGTTGTCTGGCCTCCTGCCTCCCTTCATGGAAAGTAACGCAGAAACAAATCAGGGACATAACGACACGGAGCCAAGAGGTGGCGACGTCGAGCGTGGATatcgaagaaaaacaagacacGATCGAGACGACCAGTGCATCGCAACCTTCGAAGAAACGTACTGGGTAGACGATATCTTGCGAATACGGACAGAAGCGCTCGAAAGCTTGAAAGGTCTGATgcaggagggagaagaaagtcaGGACCAAGTGAGACAGCCAGAGAACGGGGCTCCGACAGGAAGaaccaagaagaagaaaaagcgggGAGACCATTCACGACTGCGGGGAGCGGGGCTATCCTTCTGGGACCAGGATCGAAACAAACGAGGAAAGCAAAACaaaagtctctctctcgaaaaAACTGGGCAGATGCCGATTCGAACCGTCGGTTCCAACGTGGGGGAAACGCCTTtcagaagggaagaagatgGACACGAAACACCTAGCGACCTCTTCTTCTACCCTGCCCAAGAGTCGCCGTCACTCTGTGAAAACTCTGGAAATCCGACAACGTTCGCGACACTGGATAGTCCTGCGGAGAGCTGGACAATATGGGGCACCGAGGAAAAGAATTCGTCTCttgagaaaagaagggaaacCGTTCCTGGGACTGGCCCTGTTTGTGAAGACGACTCAGCTCCTGTTCGATTTACTTCCTCACCGTACTCCGACAAGATCTGCAGAGGCGCTGAAGCTTCGCCCCCTCAAAGGACTGCCGCGGACGATACTGACGAAGTCAAccagaaaacaggaaacagTCAGGACAACATCGGAGGTCGTCCGTCTGGAGATCGGCCTCCctcttgtgtcttctccATTTTTAGAGATCGCCTCAAGGAGGCTTCGATCTCGTCGCCCCTGGATGCCCCCTTGTCCTGGCAGATGGGATCCCGTGAAAGTGCTGCGACAGTTAATGGACatgacgaagaggaaacaggtgACTTCTGGACAGGAGACGAATACTCTggacaggaagaacaagacacagaagaagacgaagccgcAGGTCGACTGCGGCCTCCCCCGTCTTGTTCGCGAGCGCATCTACGAAAGAACGGCAGGAG CCTTTTTGATGAAGGGAGATCATCGACTTGTGTCGCATTTCAAGACGTGAGTATAGAAGATTTTCTGTCCCCAGATTTGGCGCATCGTACGGTGCTTCGCACGCTTGCGCCACCTGAAGCTGGGTGCCCGTTCCTGGCCGGTCCGTCCTCTCTCGGCTCCGCGTCGCTGTCGTCtcccctcgcctctctgccttcgccgTGTTACGCTTCGTCAGCGCTTCCGTGCACCGGACCCCTGCCTGGGGGTTCTGGACAACGATCCGTCTGTTCGCATGGCGgttcgtcttcgttctctgccCATTTCCAGTCTACGCTCGTCGCCGGCGCGACAGACGCGGAGCaagcagccgagagagactcTTCGTCCTGTGACCCGCGTGTGCCCAGTTCCACCTACTCGCGCTGGTCCACAGGTTGCCAACATAAAGCGACCTCTTACGTTTCTTCAGGCCTCACGCGTCCCGATCCTACCTCGCCCTCACTCTCTGCTCAATGTGTCAGCAgaggcgcggagagagacagaggaaactcgagtggagaagagccgctgccttccttctctgctgtcgccgCGTGGACGCCACACCCGTATTCTGGAGATTCGCTTTGCTCGGGTGCTGCTGCGtcccgccgtctctcctcatcAGCTTCACcgccctcgtcttcgcttgGTTCTTCCTTGCCGTCTCCACCATTCCGACCTTCCCGACTGGAAGCACGGTCCGCCGCTTCTGgactgttctcttctttcttcggaTCGGCGGCTGCTGATCCCGGCCCTGCGATGTTTCCGCCGTCCcagggagacacacaggGCGGGTGGCTCCGCTGGGATATGTGGGCGAAGCGACAAAAGTCGACTCCGGACTCGCtactgtacgtacacctcaaGGACTCTATCCTCGTCACGCTGAGCCCCGCGGCGGCGCTGCGGATGGTGCAAGTTCTTCTGAAAGCTCTGGAGCCGATGGAACGACGCTATTTGCTGGCGAGGATGGAGGGAACTGCGCGAGAGGCTGTGACAAGGCAGGAGACGTACTTGGCCGAGATGGCCCTTGGAAATTCGTCGCATTCTTGTTCCGATCTCTGCGTGGTTCTTGAGGCGCCGtgtcgtctcctccttccaTTTCATGAGTCCATCGAAGCGTCTGAAGGACTGCTCTTCTCGTGTGGGGCCGTCTGCGTCGACTCGCACCTACAGCTTCCCCGAGTCGACGCCACTGAGTtgtccgcttcttcgttttctcccttgcATTCTTCGTCGGAATCTTCCTCGCGGCTCGGTGCTCCGTTATCGATGAGAGCGACGAGTGTCCAGGGAAACACCAGAGGGTGGGCCAGCGCGCATGCGAACAGCACAACCACTCGAGAAATTGCAAGCCTCCCAGGACCTtcaggagacgaaaggagagaggaacacgAACGTCTACGAATCGGTGAGAACCCTGACGAATGGAATATGTCAGGCGCCAAGCAACAAGGCAAAAACATGCAATCCGTCCCTGcagtttctccctttccctcgcttctcctctgttcagAGCGCCTGTTTGACAGATATGCCTTCGGCTGCGGGGATTGTACGGTTCTTCGCGTCGGAAACGCCTCTGCCTTCGATTattttctttcctttgcatgcacctgtAGCTCCTGCGGTGAGCTTCTCGCAGCACTATCTGCCTCTGATccagcgacgaaggagacatgttctcgcctctctgagACCGGACTAGCTGTGCCCGCCTCCTGTcgtcccctgtctccttccaaGCCACGAGTGGGcccagaaggagagacagacgagaggaacaggagaggGCGGAACGACGGACGTGAGCTCtggggaagagacgaggaaagcgagcaAGTCGTGAGTGGATCATCTTTGAGAGACAGCAAAAatgagcagagagacgaagcctCGACCGCCGACAGGAAGCGAGGCCAAGGAAGATCATTCACATTTTccagaggggagagaggcagtCGTCGCCTATCAGACAGCAGCCGCCTGCTTGTCAAATCTCCTTCCGCAGCTTCACCGTCGGAGCGCGTTTACCGAGGAAATGAAGGAATccaaagagaggagaacaagatGACAGCTTCAAAGGACAGGCGACGAcacagtggagagagaagaagtcgtGGCAGCAGAGTCTCTCCCTTGacttctgtgcatgcagaaagttTTCCTACGCATGGGAGACACACTTTGACAGATTCCTATTCTTCGTCCGAGCAGGTGCTTGGCTCGTCAACTTCCTCACTTCGTACTCgcaaaggcgaaagagatacgctttctgctctcgtttcgtctcctgctttGGGCTTCGAATATACCGAGGCCGGgaccgcagagaaaaaacaaaatgTCGACTgtccctcgccttcctcgcttcatGGATCATCGCTGCCCCACCATGAGGACTCGTCCCCACAAGGATTGCGCGCCCTTCTCCCCTCTGATACTGTGAACGTCCTGGATGAAGTTCCGGGACATGAAATAAGTCTCAATTGCATGCGTctcaggaagagaagcgccaACACTCCAGGATGTCGCAGTGGGCATGAAGCAAGCGACatgcggaagagaagaagggcagagggggctgaagaaggggagggagTAAGTGATGAAGAAAAACCatcagaggaaagaaagggaaagagaggaagaggtaACGCTGAGAATACCGGAGACAAAGGTAGAGAGGCCAGCACCGAATCGCCTCCCCGCCGCCGAAGAGTCTCCGCTTCTGCGGACAAACGCTCTTCTCAAAGAGGTGACCATTCACCCCTCTACCTCCTTTATCCTACAtcctttcgcctcttcgtgGATGTATGCCATTTGACTCGAGCTCAGGGCCTTCCAGCCTTTCGGCTTATGCTCAGGGATGACAACCTAATCGGGTATGACCTCGGCGTCGCGTAG
- a CDS encoding hypothetical protein (encoded by transcript TGME49_216285) encodes MNLSCLQTVGDGGDRQDISDSSCSDAGKSMQAQDPNPPPHPISASTTPVPSSPQAAGTAAKTACASASEGELSEDAKTLRQAVHALLTFSHREFLLRSQLTDVVKHNTKPPPEEIERQLGLPATTISSQLTKTFLTAGFQHYQRSGMTTGNAPQNFEPINCPPSLSRTDGSCCYRLHKEVPPRRFSLMPKFFRFRDRMRNNASYNIKFPPPVLANTNFSNPVVPSLPLPIAFPGFTAGGPHGYTHESPDFQQAPRTFHAGAASGMPTAGQGDPVTASYAVEEHPSHPYGSAVTPSPPVRPVVEIRPYQTDKGPATSPQGPEVQQTEGIGNSDQTNGSRIEAVTERRSSHLVHRRASSAGPATVVPLGSAFDSGLAHESIQEPHRSKSLAESNYVQPGAVGDSFGGEPCVQDYYVPEPRHALSPYDARGSLAGKSSWPAPSSWVSSNAFLPSGADIKRTEPHAILTESGMPPVAGNRLMTIGPWESKVDSSEPSVAGHNAFSHEPPPVAVNGDGSRFSGSQQVRGTDRGPWQYMVQED; translated from the exons ATGAATCTTTCTTGTTTGCAGACGGTGGGAGACGGAGGTGACCGTCAAGATATTAGTGATAGCTCCTGTTCAG ACGCAGGGAAGTCCATGCAAGCACAAGATCCAAATCCGCCTCCCCATCCTATCAGCGCGTCTACTACGCCAGTACCGTCCTCTCCGCAAGCAGCCGGGACGGCAGCTAAAACCGCATGTGCATCAGCTTCAGAGGGCGAACTATCAGAAGATGCTAAAACGTTGCGACAAGCCGTCCACGCGTTGCTCACGTTTTCGCACAG GGAATTCCTTCTTCGGTCTCAGTTGACGGACGTCGTGAAACACAACACGAAACCTCCTCCAGAAGAAATTGAACGGCAGCTCGGCTTACCAGCTACAACTATTTCATCACAGCTGACGAAGACCTTCTTAACTGCAGGGTTCCAGCATTACCAGCGTTCTGGAATGACCACAGGGAACGCACCTCAGAACTTCGAGCCAATCAATTGTCCTCCTTCGTTGTCTCGCACGGATGGCAGTTGTTGCTACCGCCTGCACAAGGAAGTGCCCCCTCGGCGATTCTCATTGATGCCCAAGTTTTTCCGCTTCCGAGACAGAATGCGAAACAATGCATCGTACAACATTAAATTTCCGCCTCCAGTCCTGGCTAACACAAACTTTTCCAATCCAGTGGTGCCGTCACTTCCCCTCCCAATAGCTTTCCCAGGTTTCACAGCAGGAGGTCCACACGGGTATACTCATGAGAGTCCTGACTTCCAGCAGGCGCCGAGAACCTTTCACGCAGGAGCGGCTTCTGGAATGCCAACAGCAGGACAAGGGGATCCGGTAACTGCCTCATACGCTGTGGAGGAACATCCGTCGCACCCGTATGGCTCTGCTGTAACCCCCTCACCACCTGTGCGCCCTGTCGTAGAGATTCGGCCATATCAGACCGATAAAGGACCGGCGACCAGTCCACAAGGGCCGGAGGTTCAACAAACGGAGGGCATAGGGAACTCTGACCAGACGAATGGGTCTCGGATCGAGGCCGTCACCGAAAGGCGAAGCTCTCATCTCGTTCACCGTCGTGCATCATCCGCTGGACCTGCCACTGTTGTGCCGCTTGGTTCTGCATTCGACAGTGGCTTGGCCCACGAGAGCATTCAAGAACCCCACAGGTCAAAGTCTCTCGCTGAGTCCAACTATGTTCAGCCCGGCGCAGTCGGCGATTCCTTCGGCGGCGAGCCCTGTGTGCAAGACTACTACGTTCCTGAGCCTCGACATGCGCTGTCACCCTACGATGCGAGAGGGTCTCTGGCTGGGAAAAGCTCATGGCCTGCGCCAAGCAGCTGGGTGTCGTCGAATGCATTTCTCCCGTCCGGTGCAGATATCAAGAGGACCGAGCCTCATGCAATTCTCACGGAGTCAGGGATGCCTCCAGTCGCTGGAAATCGTCTAATGACTATCGGACCTTGGGAATCCAAGGTTGATTCCTCAGAACCATCTGTTGCCGGGCATAACGCATTCAGCCACGAACCCCCTCCCGTTGCCGTGAACGGAGACGGCAGCCGCTTCAGTGGATCTCAGCAGGTCCGGGGAACAGACCGAGGACCATGGCAATACATGGTCCAGGAGGACTGA
- a CDS encoding adenylate and guanylate cyclase catalytic domain-containing protein (encoded by transcript TGME49_216280~Predicted trans-membrane domain (TMHMM2.0):37-60:69-92:98-119:208-228:370-393), which produces MASKQDQYQDQLSEGDNDDNPVDTKDPQLRKLQDFMDNRFLLVCTAVFTFFCLFGEDVRICFFGKAADNFFYFLFIICLLYFIFEFVLFSIIQDGYRWGFFFWLDLAATVSLLLDIDWISDALVSWRLDWLDNYENTTSFLDSDTTGVIGMVRLIRLIRLMKLYKMTTARSETDQQDRLREEARTALNAKQAALKRVEASRLGKQLSDMITRIVILGILLVLICLPLIKTSVVVDNSRWLGLRNLYWVGENVCGRGPDGSRSPCLVAENGEIAWKWQILQYAGVTRENSDSKLLWLYVTSYPEKGKLRDIERISLEVNGKILTWKQTIECAGIRNPNCPWRDDEQDLIVYEERGIRTYAKFLKREERQQEAILNMLLTLFVIVVLCVLIFVFARDTQILVVAPIEKMVNIVKQLADDPLRQPTMEPQTEESSEKQKSANQLETSMLETTILKIGGLLQVGFGEAGASIIGRNMRSGDGDLNIMIPGEKVQAIFGFCDIRSFTEITECLQEDVMVFINTVGNIVHNCCHLWNGAANQNVGDAFLFTWKLGHAFEADRIKDNHEAVESGEMANKALVAFVKTIVEIRRNSDLIAFERDPRMTSRFGVGYRLKIGYGLHVGWAIEGAIGSDFKIDASYLSPHVTLTQRIQEATKIYHTPLLLSESVYFMLSVKSKGRIRKVDVVKADENQAQHLGLYCFDINDQIPRGPADPQRVLGDVVKPDDVLEIPTEHLRGPGVEYMFVVDADISTLQEGFSDQLYTEYRAAFCKYIEGEWGEASEGFKRCLEILPGDGPSTALLDFMKRTDFKAPENWRGYRILPILKKY; this is translated from the exons ATGGCGTCCAAGCAAGATCAGTACCAGGATCAGTTGTCAGAAGGCGACAACGACGACAATCCCGTGGACACAAAGGATCCGCAATTAAGGAAATTGCAAGATTTCATGGACAACCGCTTTTTGCTTGTTTGCACCGCAGTTTTCACTTTCTTTTGCCTGTTTGGCGAGGATGTAAGAATCTGTTTCTTCGGCAAGGCAGCAGATAATTTTTTCTACTTTCTTTTCATCATTTGTCTGTTGTACTTCATTTTCGAGTTTGTGTTATTCTCTATTATCCAAGATGGGTACAGGTggggcttcttcttctggctcGACCTGGCGGCTACTGTCAGTTTGCTTCTCGACATTGACTGGATTTCCGACGCGCTCGTGAGCTGGCGACTCGACTGGCTTGATAACTACGAGAATACAACTTCTTTCCTAG ACTCCGACACAACAGGCGTGATTGGAATGGTTCGCCTCATCCGTCTCATTCGTCTCATGAAACTCTACAAGATGACGACGGCGCGGAGTGAGACAGACCAACAAGATAGGCTGCGGGAAGAAGCTCGGACGGCTCTGAACGCGAAACAAGCGGCACTCAAACGCGTTGAAGCTAGTCGCCTGGGGAAGCAGCTCTCTGACATGATTACGAGGATCGTCATTCTCGGTATCCTTCTGGTGCTCATATGCCTTCCACTGATCAAAACATCGGTGGTCGTCGACAACTCAAG ATGGCTGGGTCTAAGAAATCTCTATTGGGTTGGCGAAAACGTCTGTGGTCGCGGGCCTGACGGTTCCCGAAGCCCTTGTCTCGTTGCAGAG AACGGCGAGATCGCTTGGAAATGGCAAATTCTGCAGTATGCAGGAGTCACGAGGGAGAATTCGGATTCCAAGCTATTGTGGCTTTACGTGACAAGTTACCCTGAAAAGGGGAAGCTTCGTGATATTGAACGCATCTCGCTGGAAGTCAACGGCAAGATTCTAACGTGGAAACAAACGATCGAATGCGCAG GGATACGAAACCCAAACTGTCCCTGGAGAGACGATGAACAAGATCTGATCGTTTATGAAGAGCGAGGTATTCGCACCTATGCAAAATTCctcaagagagaggagaggcaacaAGAAGCTATCCTCAACATGCTACTCACACTGTTCGTCATCGTTGTCCTTTGCGTTCTGATCTTCGTGTTCGCGCGAGACACACAG ATCCTTGTGGTCGCCCCTATTGAGAAAATGGTGAACATTGTGAAGCAACTTGCGGACGACCCCCTGCGGCAGCCGACCATGGAGCCTCAGACGGAGGAGAGCTCTGAGAAACAAAAGAGCGCAAACCAACTGGAAACGTCAATGCTCGAAACAACTATCCTCAAAATCGGAGGTCTCTTACAG GTTGGTTTTGGCGAGGCTGGAGCAAGTATAATAGGGCGAAACATGCGGAGCGGAGATGGTGATTTAAATATTATGATACCAGGAGAGAAGGTCCAGGCAAtcttcggtttctgtgaCATTCGGTCGTTCACCGAGATCACCGAGTGCCTGCAA GAAGACGTGATGGTGTTCATCAATACCGTTGGCAACATCGTCCATAATTGTTGCCACCTGTGGAACGGTGCTGCAAACCAAAATGTTGGCGACGCCTTCCTTTTTACGTGGAAGCTTGGACACGCATTCGAAGCCGATCGCATCAAG GATAATCACGAGGCTGTCGAGTCAGGAGAAATGGCGAATAAGGCCCTCGTAGCCTTTGTCAAGACCATTGTCGAGATTCGACGCAATTCAGACCTCATAGCATTTGAGAGAGACCCTCGAATGACTTCGAGATTCGGAGTTGGATATCGACTCAAGATTGGCTACGGCCTCCATGTGGGGTGGGCAATTGAAGGTGCCATAGGGTCTGACTTTAAGATCGACGCATCTTACTTATCTCCGCATGTTACCCTCACTCAACGGATACAA GAAGCAACGAAGATATATCACACGCCCCTCCTGCTTTCAGAATCTGTCTACTTCATGCTGTCGGTCAAA TCTAAAGGTCGCATTAGAAAAGTGGATGTCGTCAAAGCCGATGAGAACCAAGCGCAACACCTGGGACTATACTGCTTTGACATCAATGACCAAATCCCTCGAGGGCCAGCAGACCCTCAAAGAGTTCTTGGAGACGTGGTCAAACCTGAC GACGTCCTCGAAATTCCGACTGAACATCTCCGCGGACCCGGAGTCGAGTATATGTTCGTTGTAGATGCGGACATCAGTACGCTCCAAGAAGGGTTCTCGGACCAGCTGTATACTGAATACAGAGCGGCGTTCTGCAAATATATCGAGGGGGAGTGGGGGGAAGCATCCGAGGGATTTAAACG GTGCCTAGAGATTCTTCCAGGAGACGGGCCTTCCACAGCCCTGCTCGACTTCATGAAAAGGACGGATTTCAAGGCCCCGGAGAACTGGCGTGGCTACCGCATCCTCCCAATTCTAAAAAAGTACTGA